A stretch of the Ctenopharyngodon idella isolate HZGC_01 chromosome 14, HZGC01, whole genome shotgun sequence genome encodes the following:
- the LOC127494329 gene encoding ganglioside GM2 activator: protein MKKSCISVFIVLFSANCFLLEVSSQFRKFKGFSWESCGKPDDPIHVKTLHVYPNPIPSPGYVLAPASATTLIDLLSPLPVNVTLEKEVAGAWVKIPCVYDQGSCYYPDACDRLVQVFMTYTGFCPDSLGPSSLSCGCPLKAGDYIWPTSGIYIPNFSLPDKLTNFRLQIILGNSEKELGCLKVNFSVASGLLNQHNEM, encoded by the exons ATGAAGAAAAGCTGCATTTCCGTGTTTATCGTTTTGTTCTCTGCCAACTGTTTTTTGCTGGAAGTCTCGAGCCAATTTCGGAAG TTTAAGGGCTTTTCCTGGGAAAGCTGTGGAAAGCCTGATGACCCCATACATGTGAAGACTCTACATGTGTATCCAAACCCAATTCCTTCACCAGGATATGTATTAGCACCTGCATCAGCCACCACATTAATAGATCTGCTCTCTCCTCTGCCT gTGAACGTGACACTTGAAAAAGAAGTTGCTGGTGCGTGGGTAAAAATACCTTGTGTTTATGACCAAGGAAGTTGTTATTACCCTGATGCCTGTGACCGGTTGGTCCAGGTCTTTATGACATACACAGGATTCTGTCCTGACTCTCTAGGTCCTAGTAGTTTATCCTGCGGCTGCCCGCTCAAAGCT GGTGACTACATTTGGCCAACGTCGGGAATCTACATACCAAATTTTTCACTGCCTGACAAACTGACCAATTTCAGATTACAGATAATTTTAGGCAACTCTGAAAAAGAACTGGGATGCCTTAAAGTCAACTTCTCAGTGGCATCAGGACTACTCAACCAACACAATGAAATGTAG